The genomic segment ATCAAATCCGCTATTCTGCTGCAgacctagcagttctctgaatgcggaGCCCTGTATAACCCGGCCCACACCACTGatggctttctgtgtacactgtgcataggcagctgccaatcaatggtgggggtgtggttggactaactggcagcagatttactagcCCTCTAGTGacttaaacagggattttatcaaaactacactaaacaagtaagtgacacatcgctggaatcaggatctctgcccctacattatcctgctctcaggttaggtggtaaaaacctggtgacagattccctttttaaatGTCCCTTATTGTATAATGCGAGGATTGTCAAACTGTACAAGGCTGAGATACGGGAAATATAAACTGTAGCCGACCCCAGTCCCCCTGCGGAGTATGTACCCGGAGTCCTGTGCTGCGGCCGTGCACGGTATATGGAATTACAGTGAATAATGAACGCTGAACTCTGCTTACAGGGCAGGAAGATTACGATAGATTACGACCCCTTAGCTATCCTCAGACAGATGTCTTCCTTGTCTGCTTCTCCGTGGTGTCTCCATCTTCATTTGAAAATGTGAAAGAAAAGGTAATGCGGTTTTCTATATTGTTCTATTGCACAATGCATTATCAGCTTGATGTAGTTTCCACTTTTTGTACTGGGGGTTTGGAGATGGCAGAATGGCTCCGCATCCATCAGAGAATGATCACAGGATGGGCCCGTCTGATTTGGTCGCTCTTTTATCCTCTGTAGAGAGCGGTTACATAGCGTCCCCCGTCGGTGACTGCGACGTAccaccatcctggtcccctattgtgccattccacacacgcatgtggcgcccctgaggcttccgtcgccacagaggtactgcacctcagccagaggtgtggtatcccatcctgagtaagaagggggtcatctaccggttcacagacaccaacctgcacacaccaattgttaggacacactccgggtcagggtttaaggcaggtactcacttactgctgagagtagcgaccagtatacctggttatggggccttcaggccagtgaatgggacttaaggggtGGAGCTTGGCAggggggagtgtaggaggagtcagtaGGAAAAGTGGGCGGAGCTAGGCTTAAAAAGTGAACAGTTGAGAACTGGTTAGGACCAGTTAGGGGGAGTTCAGTCAGGTGAAGATCTAGTCAGTGAGGAGTGTAGCCAAAAGGAGGTtttaggtgaagatcctggggtcttgctaggcccaagtGACGCCAACTGAAGGGAtcccagagtgccacggatgtgcgggaggcctccgtggacttgttccaccaagaacacctGGGTGGAGGGATCTGGTCGCAATAACGGAGAGGCTAAAGAAGAAAAACATTTCCTTTAGCAATCCAAAGGCCCAGGAGGTTGcttcaggcacccgaggccacaacctgccacccctcacctgcaagggggagcaataagaggaccgaggtcagccaccctttggacaggctcggtggcggaggcgcaggacagtctagtgaaggtcggCGCTAGTGAGACTGCCAggaaggacacattgaggggtgcaccggtactgacccttgaactattcgggatcggcggaggcccacgaCAGTGAATCCGGGCATACCACGGGTCAGCTGCAGTGTTTGAACAAACAGGgagtaaaaacatcttaactgcaagtccCGTGTCGTCTGCCTTGTCCTGCACCTcgtcaacatccaccatagacttttcTAAAGgtagccccggggtacccgctccacctgtggagagcaagaaacacctcagctgccacaacaccagtcccggaggtcccatccagcagctgcggctccaaagccgcaatccacaggtggcgtcacgaattttactaAACATTAACTACAACTCCCGTCATAATCTCCCCTTTATTATTAAAAGACACAACCAGGGTCACGGACCcccaccaccgctgacatccccatactagtccggcccggttccgagtgtcTCTGGCCCTGCGGTGGGcgtgtgtgacacacacacacacacacacacacacacacactcacactcacactcacactcacactcacactcacactcacactcacactcacactctcactctctgtccccagccatgcagaccgcggcactaacgtcctcagctccgccccccgcacaccggagtccgacaaagaaattcttttctttgtcactgttgtcatccgttgtacaacgcatcagtcacgtgcgtcaagcaacgcatgtgactgatgcaaaacaacggaaatgtgaacttagccttaaaggaTTTTCAGACTGCATTAAACTTTTCAAAATATCTAAAATGTTCATTTAAAATGAATGGAAAGTCTCCTCCTCTCCCCGTGTGATGGGGGCGTGATCAGCAAACTCATGTCAGCCGATGCAGCAATTAAGACTGGATGGCCGGCCAGCCTCCATCACATCCATACAGGAGGGGATGAGGCTCTGTCAGTGTTATCATAAGACGTCTGTAATTGGGTTGTCGGATCAGGTTTAAGAAAATGTATTAGGTTTTTACTCCTTTACATTATTGAACcatgcagactttttttttttttcccccacttttAAGCAACTTGATCCTTCCTGTGATTCGTAGATGTGACTGACCTGTTTCGTGACCCTTCTGTTTTGCAGTGGGTACCAGAAATCACTCATCACTGTCCCAAGACTCCATTCTTGCTCGTGGGGACGCAGATCGACTTAAGAGATGACCCCTCCACAATCGAGAAACTTGCAAAAAATAAACAGAAGCCAATCACTCCAGAGACAGCCGAGAAGCTGGCCCGAGACTTGAAGGCAGTGAAATACGTGGAGTGTTCTGCACTGACGCAGGTAATGAGGCCTTGTATATCGGGTGTGCAGGGACCGTTTGCACCCTCCACCCCTCCCATCTTCCTCTACACCTATTTTGAGGGAACAGTCCATATATCTAAAGTTTCCTAAAATTACAACCCTTAGTAGTGCCCCTACTAGCCGCTGATCCGCCGCGCCTCCCTCCAGTGATTAGCCCTGGCAATTGCACTACAGCTGCAGGTACTAGGGGTGCATTACACGGTCTACAATGGACTCCATGTCCTGCAGAGACCAAAgcagacctccggagaggacgttcCCATTTGCAGTGGTGTAAAATAGAGATGACCAAATAAATTAAAGTGGAATTCGGATTTCTATTCTTCCATGCTGATCAAAATGTTGAGTTGTCCCCTACTTGGACaacccccttctcattccccttgttcgccccccGTAAAAATATGTAAGCCTATACTCTCTTCCGGTGTGGCCGCGGTTCCATCGATGTCTGAAACCGGGGTCCATGTGACATTGACATGTGGGCCCTGTGACCAATCAGTGCCGCCTTCCTTCTCCCCgcttttggacatttgagcaggaagtcagcgctgtaCTCACCTCCGGCTCATATGTCCGAATGTCTGACAGCTTGCGCTGAGAAGAATAGGCTCACAGTAATGACAGGTTTATAGTGATGACCTCCCACTATCCCTGTCAGAGCGGCTATGGGGCAACATGAAATAGGCCCTTGGCACTGCCATTGGGAACctctctttcttcagcgctctattgggagacccagacgattggggtatagctactgcctccggaggccacacaaagcactacactaaaaagtgcaaggcccctccccttctggctatacccccccgtggtatcacgggttctccagttttcaagctttgtgcgaaggaggtcagacatccatgcatagctccacagattttagtcagcagtagctgctgactatttcggatggaagaaaagagggcccatatagggcccccagcatgctcccttctcacccgttgatggtgttgtaaggttgaggtacctattgctggtacggaggctggagcccacatgctgctttccttccacatccccctggggggctctgaggaagtgggatcctgccggcctcaaagctctgacgccgggctccatccacagacccatttgaacctgctggatacggagctggagtaccgttcagggacatggccctgcaccattacaggtactctgtgtccccgtacacacaggcacagcacactccagacttgctgggtgtgctagtgcgccggggacagtaaagggttacagtcactgca from the Anomaloglossus baeobatrachus isolate aAnoBae1 chromosome 11, aAnoBae1.hap1, whole genome shotgun sequence genome contains:
- the CDC42 gene encoding cell division control protein 42 homolog isoform X1, translating into MQTIKCVVVGDGAVGKTCLLISYTTNKFPSEYVPTVFDNYAVTVMIGGEPYTLGLFDTAGQEDYDRLRPLSYPQTDVFLVCFSVVSPSSFENVKEKWVPEITHHCPKTPFLLVGTQIDLRDDPSTIEKLAKNKQKPITPETAEKLARDLKAVKYVECSALTQRGLKNVFDEAILAALEPPETQPKRKCCIF
- the CDC42 gene encoding cell division control protein 42 homolog isoform X2, with product MQTIKCVVVGDGAVGKTCLLISYTTNKFPSEYVPTVFDNYAVTVMIGGEPYTLGLFDTAGQEDYDRLRPLSYPQTDVFLVCFSVVSPSSFENVKEKWVPEITHHCPKTPFLLVGTQIDLRDDPSTIEKLAKNKQKPITPETAEKLARDLKAVKYVECSALTQKGLKNVFDEAILAALEPPEPKKKRKCVLL